A genomic window from Vanessa atalanta chromosome 7, ilVanAtal1.2, whole genome shotgun sequence includes:
- the LOC125065090 gene encoding aminopeptidase N, whose product MTQGREPLTIMDGNLQTDFSTKTKRGVYLSKSLTFVILIIFALALIATAFIVYNFAACPRTDQLANVTKFELSHCEQSKLLVIPLSTENSKSVLPVESTTKHIESTTKGDENAVTDVRLPTNIKPDRYYLKLTPYIFEGNFTFDGEISVVITVKNKTNTVTFHGVELSFHRIELYKKEDGKEILITRRAVDVPRQFHIISTAEPLIAGQQYVLNITYSGILNDNLHGFYRSSYEEKKVKRWIAVTQFQATDARRAFPCWDEPALKAKFTISIARPSNMTSVSNMNIVGKEPHAILKDYVWDHYAESLPMSTYLVAFAVTDFANMSDNNFSVWARKEALPSAAYALAIGPKILSFLEEYYKIKFPLPKIDMIALPDFKAGAMENWGLLTFREIAMLYDNGVSPTTAKARVAAVVAHEIAHQWFGNLVTPAWWSDIWLNEGFASYVEYVAVDAVEKSWKLMEIFILNEVQSVFKLDALTSSHQISVEVGNPEEIGAIFDKISYGKGSAILRMMNHFLTDDVFNAGITDYLNAKKFGDAEQRDLWSALTNAAREKDAFDADVGVVMDSWTLQTGFPVLTIIRDYKSGSITFRQERFVLINDTSYEHNSSVWWIPISYTTASEKDFESTRPKLWLRGERSIVVDNISVNENDWLIANIQQTGFYRINYDQNNWKLLIKVLNNPSRFEEIHPINRAQIIDDAMNLALSGRLDYKTALDISSYLFHERSYVPWKAGLVALGYIDTMLSKGAYYLEYKSYVLRLLSGAVQDLGWEVSANESVVRAQHRADMLSTACHLQHVDCLEHAVRMYTNWMLTPNPDAYNEIHADIRSTVYCVGVQAGGAREWRFAWDRFMVASAPSERELLLSVLGCTRAPYLLYRYLDLSLRNDSGIRKQDTVRVFSAVASSSIGEPIAFNFVRANWQRLKEYVGSVSTLNSILKVVTRRLNQVHEYDELKRFVATSCSDLGRPVQQVLERTAANVQWMEKNYQTIVNWLLNADKSLLHTDA is encoded by the exons ATGACCCAAGGACGAGAGCCATTGACCATAATGGACGGCAATCTTCAGACTGACTTCTCTACGAAGACCAAGCGAGGTGTCTACCTCTCTAAGAGCCTCACATTTGTCATCCTCATCATATTCGCTCTAGCACTTATCGCTACAGCTTTCATAGTGTATAATTTCGCAGCGTGTCCTAGGACTGATCAATTAGCAAATGTAACGAAATTCGAATTATCACATTGTGAACAATCAAAGTTACTAGTGATACCGTTAAGTACAGAAAATAGTAAAAGTGTTTTACCAGTAGAGAGTACAACAAAACATATCGAATCAACTACCAAGGGTGATGAGAACGCTGTTACTGACGTCAGATTACCCACTAACATCAAACCCGATCGCtattatcttaaattaacaCCTTATATCTTTGAAGGTAATTTCACATTCGATGGCGAGATTAGTGTCGTTAtaacagttaaaaataaaacgaatacagTCACGTTTCATGGTGTTGAATTGAGTTTTCATAGAATAGAACTGTACAAGAAAGAAGACGGAAAGGAAATCTTGATTACGAGACGCGCGGTGGACGTTCCGAGACAGTTTCACATCATAAGTACTGCGGAACCTTTGATAGCGGGACAACAATATGTCCTGAATATAACTTACAGCggtatattaaatgataatctTCATGGATTCTATAGAAGTTCCTACGAAGAAAAGAAAGTCAAAAg ATGGATAGCCGTAACCCAGTTCCAAGCAACGGACGCCCGCCGCGCTTTTCCCTGCTGGGACGAGCCCGCATTGAAGGCTAAATTCACAATCAGCATCGCCCGGCCCAGCAACATGACTTCGGTTTCAAATATGAATATTGTTGGCAAAGAACCACA tgCCATATTAAAAGATTACGTCTGGGATCACTACGCGGAGTCTCTGCCTATGTCGACGTATCTCGTCGCTTTCGCCGTCACCGATTTTGCTAACATGAGTGACAATAACTTTTCGGTTTGGGCAAGAAAGGAGGCGCTACCCTCAGCTGCGTACGCACTAGCTATTGGCCCGAAGATACTATCATTTTTAGAAGAATACTACAAGATAAAGTTCCCGTTGCCGAAGATTGACATGATTGCGTTACCGGATTTCAAAGCTGGAGCGATGGAAAATTGGGGTTTACTCACGTTTag GGAAATAGCAATGCTGTACGATAATGGAGTTTCTCCAACTACAGCAAAGGCACGTGTAGCGGCAGTGGTGGCCCATGAAATCGCCCACCAGTGGTTCGGAAACCTTGTCACACCTGCATGGTGGTCGGACATATGGCTTAACGAAGGGTTCGCGAGTTACGTTGAATATGTCGCCGTTGATGCC gTTGAAAAAAGTTGGAAGCTAATGGAAATTTTCATACTTAACGAAGTTCAAAGCGTTTTTAAGTTAGACGCTTTGACATCCTCGCATCAAATATCAGTTGAAGTTGGAAATCCAGAAGAAATCGGGGCTATATTcgataaaatttcttacggcaaaG GTTCGGCAATACTTCGAATGATGAATCATTTCTTAACCGATGACGTATTCAATGCTGGCATAACTGATTATTTGAATGCGAAAAAGTTCGGAGATGCAGAACAGCGTGATTTATGGAGTGCTCTTACCAATGCCGCTAGAGAGAAGGACGCTTTTGATGCTGACGTTGGCGTTGTAATGGATTCTTGGACTTTGCAGACTGGTTTTCCTGTACTTACTATTATTAGAGACTATAAAAGTGGATCAATTACATTTAGACAG GAAAGATTTGTCTTAATAAATGACACTTCGTATGAACACAATTCATCAGTGTGGTGGATCCCTATATCATATACTACAGCTTCTGAAAAAGACTTCGAATCAACCCGACCCAAGTTGTGGCTCAGGGGTGAAAGATCTATTGTAGTCGACAATATATCCGTGAACGAAAACGATTGGCTCATAGCTAACATTCAGCAAACAG GCTTCTACCGAATTAACTACGACCAGAACAACTGGAAATTGTTGATAAAAGTTCTAAACAATCCATCTCGCTTTGAAGAAATACACCCAATCAATAGAGCTCAAATAATCGACGACGCTATGAACCTTGCTCTTTCTGGACGTCTCGATTACAAAACAGCTTTGGATATATCTAGTTACTTGTTCCATGAGAGAAGCTATGTGCCCTGGAAGGCGGGGCTTGTAGCTTTGGGGTACATTGATACGATGCTATCGAAGGGAGCGTATTATCTCGAGTATAAG AGTTACGTATTACGTCTCTTAAGCGGCGCAGTTCAGGATCTTGGGTGGGAAGTATCTGCGAATGAGAGCGTAGTTCGAGCTCAGCACAGAGCGGACATGCTTTCTACAGCTTGCCATCTCCAGCATGTGGATTGTTTGGAACACGCTGTCAGGATGTACACGAATTGGATGTTAACCCCTAATCCCGATGCATATAACGA GATACACGCAGATATTAGAAGTACTGTGTATTGCGTCGGGGTTCAAGCGGGAGGTGCGAGGGAATGGCGTTTTGCATGGGATCGTTTTATGGTGGCGAGTGCTCCTTCTGAGAGAGAACTACTACTCTCAGTGTTAGGATGTACCAGGGCACCATATCTGTTATACAG ATATCTTGACTTATCGCTTCGAAACGACAGTGGAATACGTAAACAAGACACAGTGAGGGTATTTTCAGCAGTCGCTAGTTCTTCTATCGGAGAGCCGATTGCTTTCAACTTCGTTAGAGCTAATTGGCAAAGACTTAAAGAATA TGTCGGATCTGTCTCTACCCTCAACTCTATACTCAAAGTTGTCACCAGGAGACTGAATCAAGTTCATGAATACGATgag TTAAAGAGGTTCGTCGCAACATCTTGCAGTGACCTTGGACGACCTGTGCAGCAAGTACTGGAACGAACTGCAGCAAACGTCCAGTGGATGGAAAAGAATTACCAAACGATCGTCAACTGGCTCTTAAATGCAGACAAATCTCTACTCCATACAGATGCGTGA